Proteins found in one Populus alba chromosome 14, ASM523922v2, whole genome shotgun sequence genomic segment:
- the LOC118058648 gene encoding UPF0481 protein At3g47200-like: MGEIRSPYFSIDQEHLEDNAEIRSPYFSSGGDYLGVNAEIRSPYFSTGGDYHGDNAGIHSSYFSAADYHGEDAEIPSGTFFHQDNIVENPYNQEHQYIFQNTYNAEKVSQQSKGEELYLDIEAGAVPKIGNYCIYRVPGALRKSNEAIYTPQEVSIGPIHHGKKNLQHMKTQKRSYLKLFYNRLPFFILEKLYDHLLQDGEGNYTSFPNLAYEYLNRYNKSPYKPSVDNKEILHFTDLVRSSLSFNQRDPRSAEPIGKFYSATKLHEAAIHFKKSRNDQCLLDVTFTSTKGELRIPRLQIDDHTELLFGNLIALEWCHYKGEEYISHYVKLLETLVAKPKDVALLIKNNIIDTTRDGASVKNLIDKLSAETSEEYSIYYNLYKQLDTHYQNSWLKNSAYFREVYFGNLWKSTATVSATVLLLFTLVQTICSVISLR; the protein is encoded by the exons ATGGGAGAGATTCGTTCACCATACTTTTCTATTGATCAAGAACACCTCGAAGATAATGCTGAAATTCGTTCACCATATTTCTCAAGTGGTGGAGACTACCTTGGAGTTAATGCTGAAATTCGTTCACCATATTTCTCAACTGGTGGAGATTACCATGGAGATAATGCCGGAATTCATTCCTCGTATTTTTCAGCTGCAGACTACCATGGAGAAGATGCTGAAATTCCTTCCGGAACATTCTTTCACCAAGATAATATTGTTGAGAATCCATACAATCAAGAACACCagtatatttttcaaaacacgTACAACGCAGAAAAGGTCAGTCAACAGTCAAAAGGTGAAGAACTGTACTTGGATATTGAAGCTGGAGCTGTACCTAAAATCGGGAATTATTGTATCTACAGAGTTCCTGGTGCACTTCGCAAATCAAATGAAGCCATCTATACTCCTCAAGAAGTTTCTATAGGTCCTATTCACCATGGCAAGAAGAATTTGCAGCACATGAAGACGCAAAAGCGgagttatttgaaattattctaTAACAGG TTGCCATTCTTCATTCTTGAGAAATTATATGACCATCTTCTTCAAGACGGCGAAGGAAATTATACTTCTTTTCCAAATCTTGCCTACGAGTACTTAAATAGGTACAATAAGAGTCCATACAAGCCGAGCGTCGACAACAAGGAGATATTACATTTCACCGATTTGGTCAGATCTTCATTATCCTTCAACCAACGAGATCCGAGGAGTGCCGAACCGATTGGAAAATTTTATAGCGCAACCAAGCTGCATGAGGCAGCGATTCATTTTAAGAAATCTCGAAATGATCAATGCTTACTTGACGTAACATTTACTTCTACAAAAGGTGAGTTACGCATACCACGTCTTCAGATAGACGACCACACTGAACTTCTCTTCGGAAATCTCATTGCCTTGGAGTGGTGTCATTATAAAGGAGAAGAGTACATCAGCCATTACGTTAAGCTACTTGAAACTCTTGTTGCCAAACCCAAAGATGTGGCTCTcctcattaaaaataacatcattgaCACAACAAGAGATGGTGCTTCAGTGAAGAATCTGATTGACAAGCTTTCGGCAGAAACTTCTGAAGAATATTCCATTTATTATAACCTCTACAAGCAGCTGGATACACACTACCAGAACTCCTGGTTGAAAAATAGCGCATACTTTAGAGAGGTATATTTTGGAAACCTTTGGAAAAGTACTGCAACTGTTAGTGCAACTGTCTTGCTCCTCTTCACTCTTGTACAGACAATTTGTTCAGTCATTTCCTTGCGCTAG
- the LOC118058649 gene encoding UPF0481 protein At3g47200: MENNINTPSASNKDIGMATRSNNENRIDKASASNTGKEIEAASASNVLKDLADGIARFKPGKCPEHCIYEVPRSLRSIEPKAYTPQVVSLGPAHCGHEELVSMEKQKLRYLAEFMDGKKVTLDDLVTIVQKNEMEIRGCYNFNRSCDDFVKMILLDAVFVIEFLLQFFNLLCEEVPILPEPRMMFGLQVDLILLENQLPYFILEKIYEKTYADPETQANLTFPELVAFYFGHYYRISQRPKVNSVGIKHFTDFLRYSMLNESLEILPRRPSANVKLKYSATMLHKAGLKFEATENSCVLDINFVNGVLKMPRFEVNQSFEYVTRNLMAYEQCHYPYSTYICNYFMLMDHLINTEEDVDLLVKVGVIDNWLGNNAMVADLINRLCEQINEFFTCYHDLCVDLNAYYENRCNHRKATLKLVYFSNLWRGTGTVAAAALLILTLIQTVCSIISLLGPKQLI, encoded by the coding sequence ATGGAAAACAATATTAATACCCCAAGTGCTTCAAATAAGGATATTGGCATGGCAACACGTTCAAATAATGAAAACAGGATTGATAAGGCAAGTGCTTCAAACACGGGAAAGGAGATTGAAGCGGCAAGTGCTTCAAATGTTCTGAAAGATCTAGCAGATGGGATAGCAAGGTTCAAACCTGGAAAATGTCCCGAGCACTGTATCTACGAGGTACCCCGCTCACTTCGAAGCATAGAACCGAAAGCCTACACCCCACAAGTAGTTTCACTGGGCCCTGCTCACTGTGGCCATGAGGAACTAGTGTCCATGGAGAAGCAGAAATTGAGATATTTAGCAGAATTCATGGATGGGAAGAAGGTGACATTGGACGATCTTGTGACCATAGTTCAGAAGAATGAAATGGAAATTCGAGGCTGTTATAACTTCAATCGTAGCTGTGACGATTTTGTAAAGATGATTCTGTTGGATGCTGTATTCGTCATCGAATTCTTGTTGCAGTTCTTTAACCTTCTCTGTGAAGAAGTTCCTATATTACCTGAGCCTCGGATGATGTTTGGTTTACAAGTGGACTTGATACTACTTGAAAATCAGCTACCTTATTTCATTCTGGAGAAAATATACGAGAAAACCTATGCAGACCCTGAAACACAAGCTAACCTTACTTTTCCTGAGCTTGTCGCCTTCTACTTTGGACATTACTACAGGATTTCACAGAGACCAAAAGTCAACTCAGTAGGGATAAAGCATTTCACTGATTTTCTGAGATATTCTATGTTGAATGAGTCCCTGGAGATATTACCTCGTCGTCCTAGTGCCAATGTCAAACTGAAATACAGTGCAACCATGCTTCATAAAGCAGGATTGAAGTTTGAGGCAACTGAAAACAGTTGTGTACTCGACATAAATTTTGTCAACGGAGTGTTGAAAATGCCACGCTTTGAAGTAAATCAGAGCTTCGAATATGTGACACGAAACCTCATGGCATATGAGCAGTGCCACTACCCATATAGTACTTACATATGCAATTACTTTATGTTAATGGACCATCTTATCAACACTGAAGAAGATGTGGATTTGCTGGTTAAAGTGGGGGTGATTGATAACTGGCTAGGAAACAATGCCATGGTTGCCGATTTGATTAACCGGCTTTGCGAgcaaattaatgaatttttcaCTTGTTATCATGATCTTTGTGTTGATTTGAATGCCTACTATGAGAACAGGTGCAACCATAGAAAGGCAACcttgaaacttgtatatttCAGCAATCTTTGGAGAGGTACCGGTACTGTTGCTGCAGCTGCCCTGCTGATCCTCACTTTGATACAGACTGTATGTTCAATAATTTCACTTCTAGGTCCAAAGCAGCTTATCTAG